A single Triticum dicoccoides isolate Atlit2015 ecotype Zavitan chromosome 2A, WEW_v2.0, whole genome shotgun sequence DNA region contains:
- the LOC119359411 gene encoding CSC1-like protein At4g02900, with product MGSLNDIGVAAGINILSAVGFLLVFAVVRIQPINDRVYFPKWYLKGTRSSPRHIGNVLSKFVNADVSTYLRFLNWMPAALKMPEPELIEHAGLDSAVYVRIYLLGLKIFVPITVLAFAVLVPVNWTSATLGDDEEGLSYDQIDKLSISNLGPGSKRFWVHIGMAYVFTFWTFYVLYHEYKVITTMRLHFLANQNRRPDQFTVLVRNIPVDPDETVGEHVEHFFAVNHREHYLSHQVAYNANALASLVKKKKGLQNWLVYYENQHAKNPEKELTIKTGLWGLWGEKVDALQHYKTTIEELCKQEDEERQKVISDPKAIMPAAFVSFNSQWGAAVCAQTQQTSNPTVWLTEWAPEPRDVYWPNLAIPFVELSIRRLIMAVALFFLTFFFMVPIALVQSVANLDDIERVLPFLKPIIERNGPRSVIQGFLPGIALKIFLIFLPTILMAMSKIEGHVSLSGLERKTASKYFLFIFVNVFLGSVVAGTAFQQLNSFIHQSTNKIPETIGESIPMKATFFITYIMVDGWAGIAAEVLRLKPLIMFHIKNTFLVRTEQDREQAMDPGSLEFGSTEPRIQLYFLLGLVYAVVTPIILPFIIVFFGLAYLVFRHQIINVYNQQYESGAQFWPDVHGRIVTALVISQILLIGLLSTQEADQSTVALLPLPVLTIWFHYVCKGRFEPAYIKFPLQEAMVKDTLQRANDPMLNLREYLKDAYVHPVFRSGDIYELLAMDEEENPHLVATKRRSRMTTPVDSKFSSSSGTNEGEFSRPRPS from the exons ATGGGCTCCCTAAACGACATTGGTGTTGCCGCAGGAATAAACATATTATCCGCAGTGGGCTTTCTTCTCGTGTTCGCAGTTGTTAGGATACAACCTATTAATGATCGGGTATACTTTCCAAAATGGTACCTTAAAGGGACAAGAAGCAGCCCAAGGCACATCGGAAATGTCTTGTCAAAATTTGTGAATGCTGATGTGTCAACATATCTTCGGTTTCTCAACTGGATGCCCGCCGCGCTGAAAATGCCAGAACCTGAGTTAATTGAGCATGCAGGACTAGACTCTGCGGTATATGTCCGCATCTATCTTCTCGG TTTAAAAATATTTGTGCCAATTACTGTGCTGGCATTTGCTGTCCTAGTTCCTGTCAATTGGACTAGTGCAACTTTAGGGGATGATGAAGAGGGTCTAAGTTATGATCAAATTGACAAGCTTTCAATATCGAATCTTGGTCCAGGTTCAAAAAG GTTTTGGGTACACATTGGAATGGCCTATGTGTTTACCTTTTGGACATTCTACGTGTTATATCATGAATATAAGGTTATAACAACTATGAGATTGCACTTTCTTGCCAATCAAAATCGTCGGCCCGACCAATTCACG GTACTTGTGAGAAATATACCAGTTGACCCAGACGAAACAGTTGGTGAGCATGTTGAGCACTTCTTTGCTGTGAATCATCGCGAGCATTATCTCAGCCACCAG GTTGCATACAACGCAAACGCCCTTGCCAGTTTGGTTAAGAAGAAGAAAGGCTTGCAAAACTGGCTGGTCTACTACGAAAACCAGCACGCTAAGAACCCTGAAAAGGAGCTGACTATTAAG ACAGGACTGTGGGGTCTTTGGGGGGAAAAGGTGGATGCATTACAACACTACAAGACAACAATCGAGGAGCTATGTAAACAG GAGGATGAGGAGAGGCAGAAGGTGATTAGTGATCCTAAGGCTATAATGCCAGCAGCATTTGTGTCTTTCAATAGTCAGTGGGGGGCTGCTGTTTGTGCACAAACACAGCAGACAAGTAACCCAACGGTGTGGTTAACTGAGTGGGCTCCGGAACCTCGGGATGTTTACTGGCCTAATCTCGCCATCCCTTTTGTCGAGCTCTCGATCAGGAGGCTTATCATGGCTGTTGCGCTCTTTTTCCTGACATTTTTCTTCATGGTCCCAATTGCGCTCGTCCAATCCGTGGCCAATCTCGACGATATTGAGCGGGTGCTTCCTTTCTTGAAACCTATAATAGAGAG AAATGGTCCAAGGTCAGTCATACAAGGTTTCTTGCCAGGAATCGCATTGAAAATCTTCCTTATATTTCTGCCAACAATTCTCATGGCCATGAGCAAGATTGAAGGCCACGTATCACTCTCTGGATTGGAGAGGAAGACAGCATCAAAATACTTCCTGTTTATTTTCGTCAACGTATTCTTGGGAAGTGTAGTAGCTGGAACAGCGTTCCAGCAGCTGAACAGTTTTATCCATCAATCCACTAACAA AATTCCAGAGACCATTGGAGAATCCATTCCCATGAAAGCAACTTTTTTCATCACCTACATTATGGTGGATGGATGGGCAGGCATTGCCGCTGAGGTTCTTAGGTTGAAGCCGTTGATCATGTTCCACATAAAGAACACATTCTTGGTCAGAACCGAGCAAGATCGCGAGCAGGCCATGGACCCTGGGAGCTTGGAGTTTGGCAGCACCGAACCGCGAATACAGCTCTACTTCCTCCTAGGGCTTGTATATGCTGTTGTGACACCCATCATTCTTCCTTTCATCATAGTCTTCTTCGGCCTGGCCTATCTTGTTTTCAGACACCAG ATCATCAATGTCTATAACCAGCAATACGAGAGCGGCGCGCAATTCTGGCCAGACGTACACGGACGAATCGTCACCGCATTAGTCATATCGCAGATCCTGCTGATAGGACTGCTGAGCACACAGGAAGCAGACCAGTCCACTGTCGCCCTTCTTCCTCTTCCTGTCCTGACCATATGGTTCCACTACGTCTGCAAGGGCCGGTTCGAGCCGGCATACATAAAATTCCCCTTGCAG GAGGCCATGGTGAAGGACACGCTGCAACGGGCAAACGACCCGATGCTGAACCTGAGAGAGTACCTCAAGGACGCATACGTGCACCCCGTCTTCCGCAGCGGTGACATCTATGAGCTCTTGGCCATGGATGAAGAGGAGAACCCCCACCTTGTCGCGACCAAGCGGCGGTCTCGGATGACCACGCCGGTGGACAGCAAGTTCAGTTCCAGCTCTGGCACCAACGAAGGAGAGTTCAGCCGGCCGCGTCCTAGCTGA
- the LOC119354719 gene encoding protein kish-like, with the protein MSALFNFNSFLIVVLLVICTCTYIKMQFPAILNDRTGFRGFFWKAARIGERLSPWVAFGCFAMGVSTIFF; encoded by the exons ATG TCGGCGCTGTTCAACTTCAACTCCTTCCTCATAGTGGTGCTGCTGGTGATCTGCACCTGCACCTACATCAAGATGCAGTTCCCTGCCATCCTCAACGATCGCACCGG GTTCCGTGGTTTCTTTTGGAAAGCAGCCAGAATAG GTGAGCGGTTGAGCCCTTGGGTAGCATTTGGGTGCTTCGCAATGGGGGTATCCACCATCTTCTTCTGA
- the LOC119354718 gene encoding probable inactive purple acid phosphatase 2 — protein MHPKTPLLLLLFFAAGEAAGTTLTATPAKLTQSDQEIKIRWSDLPSPDGLDHVAIYSPPSSSDRDFLGYIFLNGSTSWRSGRGELTIPRLPNLRAPYQFRLFRWPAKEYSYHHVDHDGNPLPHGRHRVALSGEVAFAGSAARPEQVHLAFADRADEMRVMFVCADAGKRAVRYGLEKEEEKGWAEVGTEVRTYEQKHMCDAPANDSVGWRDPGFVFDGLMNGLEPGRRYFYKVGSDPGGWSKTYSFISRDSEANETIAFLFGDMGTYVPYNTYIRTQDESLSTVKWILRDIEALGDKPAFISHIGDISYARGYAWVWDHFFSQIEPIAANTPYHVCIGNHEYDWPSQPWKPSWSTYGKDGGGECGIPYSVKFRMPGNSVLPTGNGAPDTRNLYYSFDSGVVHFVYMSTETNFVQGSDQYNFLKADLEKVNRSRTPFVVFQGHRPMYTSSNEARDSAMRQQMIQHLESLLVMYNVTLALWGHVHRYERFCPMKNSQCLNTSSSFVYPGAPVHVVIGMAGQDWQPIWQPRRDHPDVPIFPQPGISMYRGGEFGYTKLVATREKLTLMYVGNHDGQVHDMVEMFSGQTSTEASATEAVNQTKLSSGTSTKLKISPLYLEIGGSVMLALLLGFALGFLLRKKREAAQWTPVKNEES, from the exons ATGCACCCCAAAACcccgcttctcctcctcctcttcttcgccgCCGGCGAGGCCGCGGGGACCACCCTCACGGCCACCCCGGCGAAGCTCACCCAATCCGACCAAGAAATCAAGATCCGGTGGTCCGACCTCCCGTCCCCGGATGGCCTCGACCACGTGGCGATCTACTCCCCGCCGTCCTCCAGCGACCGCGACTTTCTCGGCTACATCTTCCTCAATGGCTCCACCTCCTGGCGCAGCGGCCGAGGAGAGCTCACCATCCCACGGCTGCCCAACCTGCGGGCGCCCTACCAGTTCCGCCTCTTCCGCTGGCCTGCCAAAGAGTACTCCTACCATCACGTCGACCACGACGGCAACCCGCTCCCCCACGGCCGCCACCGCGTCGCCCTCTCCGGCGAGGTCGCTTTCGCGGGCTCGGCCGCGCGGCCCGAGCAGGTGCACCTCGCGTTCGCCGATAGGGCCGACGAGATGCGGGTGATGTTCGTGTGCGCGGACGCCGGAAAGAGGGCTGTCAGGTACGGGcttgagaaggaggaggagaagggctGGGCGGAGGTGGGCACGGAGGTGAGGACGTACGAGCAGAAGCACATGTGCGACGCGCCGGCGAACGACAGCGTAGGGTGGAGGGATCCGGGCTTCGTCTTCGATGGCCTCATGAATGGGTTGGAGCCCGGAAGGAGGTACTTTTACAAG GTCGGTAGTGACCCGGGAGGATGGAGCAAGACATACAGCTTTATTTCACGTGACAGTGAGGCCAATGAAACCATTGCTTTTCTCTTCGGTGATATGGGCACTTATGTACCATATAACACCTACATCCGCACACAAGATGAGAGCTTGTCAACGGTGAAGTGGATCCTCCGTGATATTGAAGCCCTTGGAGATAAGCCTGCATTTATTTCGCACATTGGGGACATCAGTTATGCCAGAGGCTATGCTTGGGTGTGGGACCATTTCTTCAGCCAGATTGAGCCTATTGCAGCCAATACTCCATACCATGTCTGCATAGGAAATCATGAGTATGACTGGCCTTCACAACCTTGGAAACCTTCGTGGTCTACATATGGAAAGGATGGTGGAGGTGAATGTGGAATACCATACAGTGTCAAGTTCAGGATGCCTGGGAATTCTGTTTTACCTACTGGCAATGGAGCTCCGGACACACGGAATCTCTATTACTCTTTTGATTCAGGTGTCGTGCATTTTGTATACATGTCGACTGAAACTAATTTCGTTCAGGGCAGCGACCAATACAATTTCCTAAAAGCTGACCTGGAGAAGGTGAACCGAAGTAGAACCCCATTTGTTGTGTTTCAGGGCCACCGGCCCATGTATACCTCGAGCAACGAAGCCAGGGATTCTGCCATGAGACAGCAGATGATCCAGCATCTTGAATCGCTCTTGGTGATGTACAATGTGACCCTTGCCCTGTGGGGACATGTCCATAGGTATGAGAGGTTCTGCCCCATGAAGAATTCACAGTGTCTGAACACATCATCAAGCTTCGTATACCCTGGTGCCCCTGTTCATGTTGTGATCGGGATGGCCGGACAAGACTGGCAACCGATCTGGCAACCAAGGCGTGATCATCCAGATGTTCCCATCTTTCCGCAGCCTGGGATCTCCATGTACCGTGGTGGTGAGTTCGGGTACACAAAGCTGGTAGCTACCAGGGAGAAGCTAACACTGATGTATGTCGGGAACCACGACGGACAAGTCCATGACATGGTGGAGATGTTCTCTGGACAAACATCTACTGAAGCTAGCGCTACTGAGGCGGTCAATCAAACAAAGCTCAGCTCGGGAACCAGCACCAAGCTGAAGATTTCCCCATTATACTTGGAAATTGGAGGTAGTGTGATGTTGGCATTGCTGCTTGGTTTTGCCTTGGGATTTCTCCTCAGGAAGAAGAGAGAAGCCGCACAATGGACTCCGGTGAAGAACGAGGAATCCTAA